A stretch of Macadamia integrifolia cultivar HAES 741 chromosome 7, SCU_Mint_v3, whole genome shotgun sequence DNA encodes these proteins:
- the LOC122083549 gene encoding heat shock protein 90-5, chloroplastic-like isoform X2, with translation MISKNPSPHWGLSSMRDRQKPWPQLRGWQTIPAKLSPSIASDALDKLRFLSVTEPSLLGDAGELEIRIKPDPDNGTITITDTGIGMTKEELVDCLRTIAQSKFLKPFKENKDLGAVNGLIGQFGVGFYSAFLVAEKVVVSTKSPRSDKQYVCEAVADSSSYLIREETNPENLLRRGTQITLLLRPDDDKFELSEPTKIQSLVKNYSHFVSFPIYTWQEKSRTVEEEKKKKKKKKKKKKKKIITEVLGLGISE, from the exons ATGATCTCCAAAAACCCTTCTCCTCATTGGGGACTGTCAAGTATGCGAGATCGTCAGAAACCATGGCCGCAGCTTCGCGGTTGGCAAACAATTCCGGCAAAGCTCTCTCCAAG TATTGCAAGTGATGCTCTAGACAAGTTGAGATTTTTAAGTGTGACCGAACCCTCTCTTCTTGGAGATGCTGGTGAACTGGAGATACGCATCAAGCCTGATCCAGACAATGGGACCATTACTATAAC AGATACAGGTATTGGCATGACAAAGGAAGAGCTTGTTGATTGTCTCAGAACAATTGCTCAATCAAAATTCTTGAAGCCTTTCAag GAGAATAAAGATCTTGGAGCAGTTAATGGTTTGATTGGTCAATTTGGAGTCGGGTTTTATTCAGCATTCCTTGTTGCTGAAAAG GTAGTTGTGTCTACGAAAAGCCCAAGGTCGGATAAGCAGTATGTCTGCGAAGCTGTTGCTGACAGTAGTTCTTACTTGATAAGGGAGGAGACTAATCCTGAAAATCTACTACGGCGTGGAACACAGATTACCTTACTCCTGAGG CCAGATGATGATAAATTCGAACTCTCTGAGCCAACTAAAATTCAGAGTTTGGTGAAGAATTACTCACATTTTGTTTCCTTCCCTATTTACACATGGCAAGAGAAATCAAGGACTGTGGAG gaagagaagaagaagaagaagaagaagaagaagaagaagaagaagaagattataaCAGAAGTATTGGGATTGGGAATTAGCGAATGA
- the LOC122083548 gene encoding pentatricopeptide repeat-containing protein At5g64320, mitochondrial has translation MAILLIEFCRGFLLLLVYEILTFRCRIMLGRSNLTKYVRKNLSAFHKCACLCVCSSGSNSDGGVDDRICLDGSERENEWERLLKPFDLLELRRSLNWITPERLCKLLELPLDVPTSMAIFDWAGTQKGYSHTFNVCYLLIDKLGAAEEFKTIDRLLLQMKEEGLVFREALFIVIMKWYGRASLPGQAIGVLMEMKDVFSCEPTFRSFNVALELLVAGNCHKTVPVLFKQMLVKGVSPSVFTFGVVMKALCSVNEVDYACSLLREMTKHGCVPNSVIYQTLIHALSKDDRVKEALKLLEEMFLMGCTPDVNTFNDVIHGLCRLGRIQEAAKLVDRMLLRGYSPDSITYGVLMNALCRSGQVDEARALLDKVAEPNVVLFNTLINGYVIVGRFHEAKAVLYENMLPFGCSPDVFTYNILIHGLCKVGCMGSAQELVYEMAIKGCEPNVITYTILIDGFCRQGRLKEVNDVLEEISAKGLSLNTVGYNCLMCALCKKGKIGEAVEIFGRMSSEGCKPDIFTFNSLIHGLCNVDRIEEALQVHQDMLLEGVIANNVTYNTLIHAFLRKGALQEALKLVNDMVFRGCPLDVITYNGLIKGLCKAGAVEKGLALFEEMMRKGVTPNNISGNILINGLCRTGRVQTALELLRDMIHRGLTPDIVTYNSLMNGLCKAGHIREALNLLDKLQVEGVAPDTITYNILISWHCKEGMLDEAIFLLGRVMDSGIIPNARTWNILVNNFVKEGERETWTAR, from the coding sequence ATGGCTATTCTACTTATCGAGTTTTGCAGAGGTTTCCTCTTACTGTTAGTTTATGAAATTCTAACCTTTCGATGTCGAATTATGTTGGGGAGATCAAATTTAACCAAGTACGTCAGGAAAAATTTATCAGCCTTTCACAAATGCGCATGTTTATGTGTTTGCTCTTCTGGAAGCAATAGTGATGGTGGCGTTGATGATCGTATTTGCTTGGATGGATCAGAGCGTGAGAATGAATGGGAAAGATTATTGAAGCCTTTTGACCTTCTAGAGCTTAGGAGATCGCTCAATTGGATCACACCAGAGCGGCTGTGTAAGTTACTAGAGCTCCCTCTGGATGTACCCACATCGATGGCCATATTTGATTGGGCAGGCACCCAGAAGGGTTATTCGCATACTTTTAATGTTTGTTATCTGCTAATTGATAAGCTTGGAGCTGCAGAGGAGTTCAAGACCATTGATAGACTATTGCTGCAGATGAAGGAGGAAGGGTTGGTTTTTAGAGAAGCCCTTTTTATAGTTATTATGAAATGGTATGGGAGAGCTAGTTTGCCTGGGCAAGCAATTGGGGTGCTAATGGAGATGAAGGATGTGTTCAGCTGTGAACCTACTTTCAGATCGTTTAATGTTGCTTTGGAGTTGCTGGTTGCTGGAAATTGTCACAAAACTGTCCCTGTTCTGTTCAAGCAAATGTTGGTTAAGGGTGTTTCCCCTAGTGTCTTCACTTTTGGAGTGGTAATGAAGGCTCTCTGTTCAGTGAATGAGGTGGATTATGCCTGCTCACTCCTAAGGGAAATGACAAAGCATGGGTGTGTACCCAATTCAGTAATTTATCAGACTTTGATACATGCCCTCAGCAAGGATGATAGAGTGAAGGAGGCATTGAAGCTCTTGGAAGAAATGTTTCTGATGGGCTGCACACCTGATGTAAATACATTCAATGATGTTATCCATGGTCTATGCAGGCTTGGACGGATACAGGAGGCAGCGAAGTTGGTTGATAGGATGCTTCTCCGTGGTTACAGCCCTGATTCTATAACTTATGGGGTCTTGATGAATGCATTATGTAGAAGTGGCCAGGTTGATGAAGCAAGAGCTCTGTTGGACAAAGTAGCTGAGCCTAATGTAGTATTATTTAATACCTTGATCAATGGGTACGTGATAGTTGGACGTTTTCATGAAGCCAAAGCTGTTCTTTACGAAAATATGTTACCTTTTGGGTGCAGTCCTGATGTGTTCACTTATAACATCTTAATCCATGGCCTATGTAAGGTGGGTTGTATGGGTTCAGCTCAGGAACTTGTGTATGAGATGGCAATCAAAGGCTGTGAGCCCAATGTGATCACGTACACAATTTTGATTGATGGGTTCTGCAGGCAAGGTCGACTCAAAGAAGTCAATGATGTTTTAGAGGAGATATCAGCCAAGGGACTTAGCCTAAATACTGTTGGATACAATTGCCTTATGTGTGCTCTTTGCAAGAAAGGAAAGATTGGTGAGGCTGTAGAAATTTTTGGTAGGATGTCAAGTGAAGGATGTAAACCTGATATATTCACGTTCAATTCTCTAATACATGGTTTATGCAATGTTGACCGCATTGAAGAGGCATTACAAGTGCATCAGGATATGTTATTGGAGGGTGTCATTGCCAACAATGTAACTTATAACACATTGATTCATGCCTTTTTAAGGAAAGGTGCATTGCAAGAAGCACTGAAGCTAGTCAACGATATGGTGTTTCGAGGTTGCCCTCTTGATGTCATTACATATAATGGTCTAATAAAGGGGCTCTGCAAAGCAGGAGCTGTTGAGAAGGGTTTGGCACTGTTTGAAGAAATGATGAGAAAGGGTGTTACCCCAAATAATATTTCTGGCAACATTTTGATCAATGGCCTCTGCAGAACAGGGAGAGTACAAACTGCTCTTGAGCTTTTAAGGGACATGATCCACCGTGGATTGACACCAGATATTGTCACCTATAATAGCCTTATGAATGGTCTTTGCAAGGCAGGACATATCCGGGAGGCTTTGAACCTCTTGGACAAGTTACAAGTTGAAGGGGTTGCTCCTGACACTATTACATATAACATTCTAATCAGTTGGCACTGCAAGGAGGGCATGCTTGATGAAGCTATATTTCTTCTAGGTAGGGTAATGGACAGTGGAATCATACCCAATGCCAGGACATGGAATATACTGGTTAACAATTTTGTTaaagagggagaaagggaaacTTGGACAGCGAGGTAG
- the LOC122083549 gene encoding heat shock protein 90-5, chloroplastic-like isoform X1, which produces MISKNPSPHWGLSSMRDRQKPWPQLRGWQTIPAKLSPSIASDALDKLRFLSVTEPSLLGDAGELEIRIKPDPDNGTITITDTGIGMTKEELVDCLRTIAQSKFLKPFKENKDLGAVNGLIGQFGVGFYSAFLVAEKVVVSTKSPRSDKQYVCEAVADSSSYLIREETNPENLLRRGTQITLLLRPDDDKFELSEPTKIQSLVKNYSHFVSFPIYTWQEKSRTVEVRVPFWVVSFLSGHFLLETNIMSGLSIVQWGMVPLLPSFKGDCCKSCIIFFLSNCSLAFP; this is translated from the exons ATGATCTCCAAAAACCCTTCTCCTCATTGGGGACTGTCAAGTATGCGAGATCGTCAGAAACCATGGCCGCAGCTTCGCGGTTGGCAAACAATTCCGGCAAAGCTCTCTCCAAG TATTGCAAGTGATGCTCTAGACAAGTTGAGATTTTTAAGTGTGACCGAACCCTCTCTTCTTGGAGATGCTGGTGAACTGGAGATACGCATCAAGCCTGATCCAGACAATGGGACCATTACTATAAC AGATACAGGTATTGGCATGACAAAGGAAGAGCTTGTTGATTGTCTCAGAACAATTGCTCAATCAAAATTCTTGAAGCCTTTCAag GAGAATAAAGATCTTGGAGCAGTTAATGGTTTGATTGGTCAATTTGGAGTCGGGTTTTATTCAGCATTCCTTGTTGCTGAAAAG GTAGTTGTGTCTACGAAAAGCCCAAGGTCGGATAAGCAGTATGTCTGCGAAGCTGTTGCTGACAGTAGTTCTTACTTGATAAGGGAGGAGACTAATCCTGAAAATCTACTACGGCGTGGAACACAGATTACCTTACTCCTGAGG CCAGATGATGATAAATTCGAACTCTCTGAGCCAACTAAAATTCAGAGTTTGGTGAAGAATTACTCACATTTTGTTTCCTTCCCTATTTACACATGGCAAGAGAAATCAAGGACTGTGGAGGTGAGGGTTCCTTTCTGGGTTGTATCATTTCTTTCTGGACATTTCTTGTTGGAGACAAATATTATGTCTGGGCTTAGTATTGTTCAATGGGGCATGGTGCCTTTGCTACCTTCTTTTAAGGGTGACTGCTGTAAGagttgtataattttttttttgtcaaactgTAGCTTAGCGTTTCCGTAG
- the LOC122083549 gene encoding heat shock protein 90-5, chloroplastic-like isoform X3, which produces MISKNPSPHWGLSSMRDRQKPWPQLRGWQTIPAKLSPSIASDALDKLRFLSVTEPSLLGDAGELEIRIKPDPDNGTITITDTGIGMTKEELVDCLRTIAQSKFLKPFKENKDLGAVNGLIGQFGVGFYSAFLVAEKVVVSTKSPRSDKQYVCEAVADSSSYLIREETNPENLLRRGTQITLLLRPDDDKFELSEPTKIQSLVKNYSHFVSFPIYTWQEKSRTVEVKVQGRGVLFLKVRGGKVVLR; this is translated from the exons ATGATCTCCAAAAACCCTTCTCCTCATTGGGGACTGTCAAGTATGCGAGATCGTCAGAAACCATGGCCGCAGCTTCGCGGTTGGCAAACAATTCCGGCAAAGCTCTCTCCAAG TATTGCAAGTGATGCTCTAGACAAGTTGAGATTTTTAAGTGTGACCGAACCCTCTCTTCTTGGAGATGCTGGTGAACTGGAGATACGCATCAAGCCTGATCCAGACAATGGGACCATTACTATAAC AGATACAGGTATTGGCATGACAAAGGAAGAGCTTGTTGATTGTCTCAGAACAATTGCTCAATCAAAATTCTTGAAGCCTTTCAag GAGAATAAAGATCTTGGAGCAGTTAATGGTTTGATTGGTCAATTTGGAGTCGGGTTTTATTCAGCATTCCTTGTTGCTGAAAAG GTAGTTGTGTCTACGAAAAGCCCAAGGTCGGATAAGCAGTATGTCTGCGAAGCTGTTGCTGACAGTAGTTCTTACTTGATAAGGGAGGAGACTAATCCTGAAAATCTACTACGGCGTGGAACACAGATTACCTTACTCCTGAGG CCAGATGATGATAAATTCGAACTCTCTGAGCCAACTAAAATTCAGAGTTTGGTGAAGAATTACTCACATTTTGTTTCCTTCCCTATTTACACATGGCAAGAGAAATCAAGGACTGTGGAG GTGAAAGTACAGGGGAGAGGAGTGCTATTTCTCAAAGTACGTGGGGGGAAAGTGGTATTAAGGTAA
- the LOC122083549 gene encoding heat shock protein 90-5, chloroplastic-like isoform X4 yields MISKNPSPHWGLSSMRDRQKPWPQLRGWQTIPAKLSPSIASDALDKLRFLSVTEPSLLGDAGELEIRIKPDPDNGTITITDTGIGMTKEELVDCLRTIAQSKFLKPFKENKDLGAVNGLIGQFGVGFYSAFLVAEKVVVSTKSPRSDKQYVCEAVADSSSYLIREETNPENLLRRGTQITLLLRPDDDKFELSEPTKIQSLVKNYSHFVSFPIYTWQEKSRTVELSVSVASK; encoded by the exons ATGATCTCCAAAAACCCTTCTCCTCATTGGGGACTGTCAAGTATGCGAGATCGTCAGAAACCATGGCCGCAGCTTCGCGGTTGGCAAACAATTCCGGCAAAGCTCTCTCCAAG TATTGCAAGTGATGCTCTAGACAAGTTGAGATTTTTAAGTGTGACCGAACCCTCTCTTCTTGGAGATGCTGGTGAACTGGAGATACGCATCAAGCCTGATCCAGACAATGGGACCATTACTATAAC AGATACAGGTATTGGCATGACAAAGGAAGAGCTTGTTGATTGTCTCAGAACAATTGCTCAATCAAAATTCTTGAAGCCTTTCAag GAGAATAAAGATCTTGGAGCAGTTAATGGTTTGATTGGTCAATTTGGAGTCGGGTTTTATTCAGCATTCCTTGTTGCTGAAAAG GTAGTTGTGTCTACGAAAAGCCCAAGGTCGGATAAGCAGTATGTCTGCGAAGCTGTTGCTGACAGTAGTTCTTACTTGATAAGGGAGGAGACTAATCCTGAAAATCTACTACGGCGTGGAACACAGATTACCTTACTCCTGAGG CCAGATGATGATAAATTCGAACTCTCTGAGCCAACTAAAATTCAGAGTTTGGTGAAGAATTACTCACATTTTGTTTCCTTCCCTATTTACACATGGCAAGAGAAATCAAGGACTGTGGAG CTTAGCGTTTCCGTAGCTTCAAAGTAA